The following are encoded in a window of Kitasatospora fiedleri genomic DNA:
- a CDS encoding AAA family ATPase, whose protein sequence is MPSSTAATSPQLALADRLLGLLKESVTEPRQNLQVEALTLAVAADLPVLLWGEPGIGKTAALTQLATELDLPLTTVIASVHEPSDFSGLPVIGDDPAAQGVPLAPPDWAVRLVRQGRGLLFLDELSTAPPAVQAALLRLVLERRIGALQLPPGVRIVAAANPRASAADGWELSAPLANRFVHLDWVHDAEVVVRGLGGVWPRAELPRLDPERLSAAVEFARRAVCGLLTVRPELTHRLPSAETRRGRAWPSPRSWEMTMRLLAFGSAAGSSREVLSLLVRGTVGDGPGLELLAGVDRMDLPAPEDLLADPDSAVLPRRGDLRQAALDGVVAAVRSRPTRERWDAAWVLMARALESSPPDVLVVPVTTLAALRQDAWEVPELIDRFAGALQVSRRADRSVARASAGTGRR, encoded by the coding sequence ATGCCTTCTTCCACTGCTGCCACTTCGCCCCAACTCGCCCTCGCCGACCGGCTGCTGGGCCTCCTGAAGGAGTCCGTCACCGAGCCCCGCCAGAACCTCCAGGTCGAGGCGCTGACCCTCGCCGTCGCCGCCGACCTGCCAGTGCTGCTGTGGGGGGAGCCGGGCATCGGCAAGACCGCCGCGCTGACCCAACTCGCCACCGAACTCGACCTGCCGCTCACCACGGTGATCGCCAGCGTCCACGAGCCGTCCGACTTCTCCGGGCTGCCGGTGATCGGCGACGACCCCGCCGCGCAGGGCGTGCCGCTGGCGCCGCCGGACTGGGCGGTGCGGCTGGTCCGGCAGGGCCGCGGACTGCTGTTCCTCGACGAGTTGTCGACCGCCCCGCCGGCCGTGCAGGCCGCGCTGCTGCGCCTGGTCCTGGAGCGCCGCATCGGCGCGCTGCAACTCCCGCCGGGGGTGCGGATCGTGGCGGCGGCCAACCCGCGCGCCTCGGCCGCCGACGGCTGGGAGCTGAGCGCCCCGCTGGCCAACCGCTTCGTCCACCTGGACTGGGTGCACGACGCCGAGGTGGTGGTGCGCGGCCTCGGCGGCGTGTGGCCGCGCGCCGAGCTGCCCCGGCTCGATCCCGAACGGCTGTCCGCCGCCGTCGAGTTCGCCCGGCGCGCGGTGTGCGGGCTGCTCACCGTCCGGCCCGAGCTGACCCACCGGCTGCCCAGCGCCGAGACCAGGCGCGGCCGGGCCTGGCCGTCGCCTCGCAGCTGGGAGATGACCATGCGGCTGCTGGCGTTCGGCTCGGCGGCCGGTTCCTCCCGCGAGGTGCTGTCACTGCTGGTGCGCGGCACCGTCGGCGACGGGCCCGGACTCGAACTCCTGGCCGGCGTCGACCGGATGGACCTGCCCGCGCCCGAGGACCTGCTCGCCGACCCGGACTCCGCCGTGCTGCCCCGGCGCGGCGACCTGCGGCAGGCCGCCCTGGACGGCGTGGTGGCCGCCGTCCGCTCCCGACCGACCCGTGAACGCTGGGACGCCGCCTGGGTGTTGATGGCCCGGGCGTTGGAGAGCAGCCCGCCGGACGTGCTGGTGGTGCCGGTGACCACGCTCGCCGCGCTGCGCCAGGACGCCTGGGAGGTACCGGAGTTGATCGACCGCTTCGCGGGCGCGCTCCAGGTCTCCCGCCGGGCCGACCGCTCGGTCGCCCGGGCCTCCGCCGGCACGGGCCGCCGATGA
- a CDS encoding 5-oxoprolinase subunit B family protein: protein MNRRNNAADGTGAVRVLRCGSDAVLVEAEDAEQVQRLHAALRDAPPTGVGELVPAARTVLVRYDPAATDWQRLRAAVTALPLRDAPPAGAAGAVLIPVRYDGPDLAEVARLAGLTEEQVVERHTAGQYRVAFCGFAPGFAYLTGLDPRLRVPRRAEPRTRVPTGAVAVADEYTGVYPRTSPGGWQLLGTTDLPLWDTAADPPTRLLPGTSVRFVAVEGTGNEGNRP, encoded by the coding sequence GTGAACAGGCGGAACAACGCGGCGGACGGGACGGGTGCGGTGCGGGTACTGCGGTGCGGCAGCGACGCCGTCCTGGTCGAGGCCGAGGACGCCGAACAGGTCCAGCGGCTGCACGCCGCCCTGCGCGACGCCCCGCCCACCGGCGTCGGCGAACTCGTCCCCGCCGCTCGCACCGTCCTGGTCCGCTACGACCCGGCCGCGACCGACTGGCAGCGCCTGCGCGCCGCCGTCACCGCGCTGCCGCTGCGCGACGCGCCACCGGCCGGGGCCGCCGGGGCCGTGCTGATCCCCGTCCGCTACGACGGCCCCGACCTGGCCGAAGTCGCCCGGCTGGCCGGCCTGACGGAGGAGCAGGTCGTCGAGCGCCACACCGCCGGGCAGTACCGCGTCGCGTTCTGCGGCTTCGCCCCCGGCTTCGCGTACCTCACCGGCCTCGACCCGCGGCTGCGGGTGCCCCGTCGCGCCGAGCCCCGCACCCGCGTCCCCACCGGCGCGGTCGCCGTCGCCGACGAGTACACCGGCGTCTACCCCCGCACCTCGCCCGGCGGTTGGCAACTGCTCGGCACCACCGACCTCCCGCTCTGGGACACCGCCGCCGACCCGCCCACCCGGCTGCTCCCCGGCACCTCCGTGCGCTTCGTCGCGGTCGAGGGGACCGGGAACGAAGGGAACCGCCCGTGA
- a CDS encoding ATP-binding protein has translation MTPSRGTLDGDRPDAGAALPPGGQRRRLRLAGVPRPVARARGFTAEALGDWSWSTPPDPDLAEDVVLLVAELVGNAMLHAGGPLELVLHATPDRLRIEVSDASEVLPELRTPHRPGLPGGHGLYIVERTADRWGADRHSQGKSIWAEIDATRLLA, from the coding sequence GTGACACCGAGCCGGGGCACCCTGGACGGCGACCGTCCGGACGCGGGGGCGGCGCTGCCCCCCGGCGGGCAGCGCCGACGCCTGCGACTGGCGGGCGTTCCGCGCCCGGTGGCCCGGGCCCGGGGGTTCACTGCCGAGGCACTGGGCGACTGGTCGTGGTCCACGCCGCCCGACCCGGACCTCGCCGAGGACGTCGTCCTGCTGGTCGCCGAACTGGTCGGCAACGCGATGCTGCATGCCGGCGGCCCGCTGGAGCTGGTCCTCCACGCGACGCCCGACCGGCTGCGGATCGAGGTCAGCGACGCGTCCGAGGTCCTACCCGAGCTGCGCACCCCGCACCGTCCCGGTCTGCCCGGCGGACACGGGCTGTACATCGTGGAGCGCACCGCCGACCGCTGGGGCGCGGACCGGCACTCCCAGGGCAAGTCCATCTGGGCGGAGATCGACGCCACCCGGCTGCTCGCGTAG
- a CDS encoding oxygenase MpaB family protein, translating to MTAGRIAPGGGWRRPVEALRHRLLREINSTVHGADLHLERYDRPPGDPGLFGPDSVVWRVHGHPAGMLVGGFAALMLQSLHPVAMRAVAEHSDYRTDPVGRLNRTARFVSTTTLGSSAAAEAAIAAVRRVHGYVRGRDAEGRPYRADDPDLLCWVHTAETSCFLAGYQVFAGGAKLSGPECDDYLAEVAQIGQLLGADGVPVSRAGLARYLAEVRGALRATPEALEAVALLRAFGRTRRERLAVRVLTNAAVGLLPARARRALGIHRPWAVRRLWDRPSARLLGAVMVWACGLSPIRAAATARATGTPVVRTDAARG from the coding sequence GTGACAGCCGGGCGGATCGCCCCGGGCGGCGGATGGCGACGGCCGGTGGAGGCGCTGCGGCACAGGCTGCTGCGCGAGATCAACTCCACGGTGCACGGCGCCGACCTGCACCTGGAGCGCTACGACCGGCCGCCCGGCGACCCCGGGCTGTTCGGGCCCGACAGCGTGGTGTGGCGGGTGCACGGGCACCCGGCCGGGATGCTGGTCGGCGGGTTCGCCGCCCTGATGCTCCAGTCGCTGCACCCCGTGGCGATGCGCGCCGTCGCCGAACACTCCGACTACCGCACCGATCCGGTCGGACGGCTGAACCGCACCGCCCGCTTCGTCTCCACCACCACGCTCGGCTCCTCCGCCGCCGCCGAAGCCGCGATCGCGGCCGTCCGCCGCGTCCACGGCTACGTCCGCGGCCGCGACGCCGAGGGCCGCCCGTACCGGGCCGACGACCCCGACCTGCTGTGCTGGGTGCACACCGCCGAGACCTCCTGCTTCCTGGCCGGGTACCAGGTCTTCGCCGGGGGAGCGAAGTTGAGCGGGCCGGAGTGCGACGACTACCTCGCCGAGGTCGCGCAGATCGGCCAACTCCTGGGCGCGGACGGCGTACCCGTCTCACGCGCCGGACTCGCCCGCTACCTGGCCGAGGTGCGCGGCGCGCTGCGGGCCACCCCGGAGGCGCTGGAGGCCGTCGCCCTGCTGCGCGCCTTCGGCCGGACCCGGCGCGAACGCCTGGCCGTCCGGGTCCTCACCAACGCGGCCGTCGGCCTGCTGCCCGCCCGGGCCCGCCGCGCGCTCGGCATCCACCGCCCCTGGGCCGTGCGCCGGCTCTGGGACCGCCCGTCGGCCCGACTGCTCGGCGCGGTCATGGTCTGGGCCTGCGGGCTGTCCCCGATCCGCGCCGCCGCCACGGCCCGGGCCACCGGGACCCCCGTCGTCCGGACGGACGCGGCCCGCGGCTGA
- a CDS encoding Tat pathway signal sequence domain protein, with the protein MRNRLSAGIAALTAAGALLVLPAVPAGAAGSTPVLTIAGTSTAVGVGDTLAANLVSGTFATMYNPGTTTGVKCSTSTIGGSVAVNPLATGSATASGPVGTLTFAGCTSNVTGVTGVNSLTMSNLPYTLSISDSAGFPVSLTGTIQAAVNLKTLAGNALCTYSSTGGALNGNATNTPPKITMTNQPFTKLSGPSICFASINFSAAYGPVTDTTLGGTVFVN; encoded by the coding sequence ATGCGCAACCGCCTCTCCGCCGGCATCGCCGCCCTCACCGCCGCCGGCGCCCTGCTCGTCCTCCCCGCCGTCCCGGCCGGCGCGGCGGGCAGCACCCCGGTGCTGACCATCGCCGGTACCAGCACGGCCGTCGGGGTCGGCGACACCCTGGCCGCGAACCTGGTCAGCGGCACCTTCGCCACCATGTACAACCCGGGCACCACCACCGGCGTCAAGTGCTCCACCTCCACCATCGGCGGCAGCGTGGCCGTCAACCCGCTCGCCACCGGCTCCGCCACCGCCTCCGGCCCGGTCGGCACCCTGACCTTCGCCGGCTGCACCTCCAACGTCACCGGCGTCACCGGCGTGAACAGCCTGACCATGAGCAACCTGCCCTACACCCTGAGCATCTCCGACTCGGCCGGGTTCCCGGTCAGCCTGACCGGGACGATCCAGGCCGCCGTCAACCTCAAGACCCTGGCCGGCAACGCCCTGTGCACCTACTCCTCGACCGGCGGCGCGCTCAACGGCAACGCCACCAACACCCCGCCGAAGATCACCATGACCAACCAGCCGTTCACCAAGCTGTCCGGCCCGAGCATCTGCTTCGCCAGCATCAACTTCTCGGCCGCCTACGGCCCGGTCACCGACACCACCCTGGGCGGCACGGTCTTCGTCAACTGA
- a CDS encoding WhiB family transcriptional regulator, translating into MTVISRLPGALEEEWDWQFAGACRGADSQLFFHPAGERGQAHDDRDRAAKAVCARCPVRERCLLHALAARERYGVWGGCTEEERRGMLRRRRRNRAYAG; encoded by the coding sequence ATGACCGTGATCTCGCGCCTGCCCGGTGCCCTCGAGGAGGAGTGGGACTGGCAGTTCGCCGGGGCCTGCCGCGGCGCCGACTCCCAGCTGTTCTTCCACCCCGCCGGGGAACGCGGCCAGGCCCACGACGACCGCGACCGCGCGGCCAAGGCCGTCTGCGCCCGCTGCCCCGTCCGCGAACGCTGCCTGCTGCACGCGCTGGCCGCCCGCGAACGCTACGGCGTGTGGGGCGGCTGCACCGAGGAGGAACGGCGCGGCATGCTGCGCCGCAGGCGGCGCAACCGCGCCTACGCCGGCTGA
- a CDS encoding DUF6114 domain-containing protein, with the protein MPPAPRGFAGWRGRRPFWGGLLIVLAGAEILFTEKAPMRMVIRIGMLGLAGYVIPTLMVLCGLLLIFHPVQRVFYSVLAVLATLGSWITSNLGGFFIGLLLGLIGSSLAFGWLPDQPRRRRALRREAKREATPA; encoded by the coding sequence GTGCCACCCGCCCCGCGCGGCTTCGCGGGCTGGCGCGGACGCCGCCCGTTCTGGGGCGGCCTGCTGATCGTGCTCGCCGGTGCCGAGATCCTGTTCACCGAGAAGGCCCCGATGCGCATGGTCATCCGCATCGGCATGCTCGGTCTGGCCGGTTACGTCATCCCCACCCTCATGGTGCTCTGCGGACTGCTCCTCATCTTCCACCCCGTCCAACGGGTCTTCTACTCCGTGCTTGCCGTCCTCGCCACCCTCGGCAGTTGGATCACCTCCAACCTCGGCGGCTTCTTCATCGGCCTGCTGCTCGGCCTGATCGGCAGCAGCCTCGCCTTCGGTTGGCTCCCCGACCAGCCCCGGCGCCGCCGGGCGCTGCGCCGGGAAGCGAAACGCGAAGCCACCCCGGCCTGA
- a CDS encoding SRPBCC family protein, whose protein sequence is MGRIEESIEIDAPIGDVYREWTDYSPLPECMRGGAGRGATATEVLPPDRIAWSGGPDLPGHSGVVTFHRATDQATRLMLQLDTEPHGLWDHLVEGLGFTDRRVIDELAAFKAHVEGHRQHMAA, encoded by the coding sequence ATGGGCCGGATCGAGGAATCCATCGAGATCGACGCGCCGATCGGCGACGTCTACCGCGAGTGGACCGACTACTCGCCGCTGCCGGAGTGCATGCGCGGCGGGGCCGGGCGCGGTGCCACCGCGACCGAGGTGCTGCCGCCCGACCGGATCGCCTGGAGCGGCGGCCCCGACCTGCCCGGACACTCCGGCGTGGTCACCTTCCACCGCGCCACCGACCAGGCCACCCGGCTGATGCTCCAGCTCGACACCGAGCCCCACGGGCTGTGGGACCACCTGGTCGAGGGCCTCGGCTTCACCGACCGCCGGGTCATAGACGAACTCGCCGCCTTCAAGGCGCACGTCGAAGGCCACCGGCAGCACATGGCGGCCTGA
- a CDS encoding STAS domain-containing protein, which yields MPAENMPVAPLAVDVWRTPSRAAVCVLSGDLDIETLTPAREALDLLVAERPPALVVDLGRVDFCDSSGLNLLLQTRMAAADRGLSFHLAALSGSVRHLLELTGAKAVFTIHESVDAALAADS from the coding sequence ATGCCAGCCGAGAACATGCCCGTGGCCCCCCTGGCGGTCGATGTGTGGCGTACGCCCTCCAGAGCAGCCGTGTGCGTGCTCTCCGGCGACCTGGACATCGAAACCCTGACCCCCGCTCGGGAGGCGCTCGACCTATTGGTCGCCGAGCGCCCCCCGGCGCTGGTCGTCGACCTGGGGCGGGTCGATTTCTGTGACTCGTCCGGATTGAACCTGCTGCTCCAGACCCGGATGGCGGCCGCCGACAGGGGGCTGTCCTTCCACCTGGCGGCACTCTCCGGATCGGTCCGACACCTGCTCGAACTAACCGGCGCGAAGGCGGTGTTCACTATCCATGAAAGCGTGGACGCCGCCCTCGCGGCAGACAGCTGA
- a CDS encoding MarR family transcriptional regulator has protein sequence MDGVRLLRLGKRLTELGRAMVTDHASATLTPGEIAVISDVYQHPGSSVQDIRVRTGFAQSHVSTSVARLRERGLLDAAPDPADGRRTLLSVSTLARGYVRARATRPAEPLLAEALADPARARRAAELLDELAALLLPGPPAPASPAPASPDAPVPPPADQG, from the coding sequence ATGGACGGCGTACGGCTCCTGCGACTGGGCAAACGGCTCACCGAACTGGGCCGGGCGATGGTCACCGACCACGCCTCGGCAACGCTCACCCCGGGCGAGATCGCGGTGATCTCCGACGTGTATCAGCACCCCGGCAGCTCGGTGCAGGACATCCGGGTCCGCACCGGCTTCGCCCAGAGCCACGTCTCCACCTCCGTCGCCCGCCTGCGCGAACGCGGCCTGCTGGACGCCGCCCCCGACCCCGCCGACGGACGCCGCACCCTGCTGTCCGTCTCCACCCTCGCCCGTGGCTACGTCCGCGCCCGGGCCACCCGCCCCGCCGAACCGCTCCTCGCCGAAGCACTCGCCGACCCCGCCCGGGCCCGGCGGGCCGCCGAACTGCTCGACGAACTCGCCGCCCTGCTGCTCCCCGGTCCGCCCGCACCCGCTTCGCCCGCACCCGCTTCGCCCGACGCGCCAGTGCCGCCGCCCGCCGATCAGGGCTAA
- a CDS encoding vWA domain-containing protein — protein MGTARNTPRSTPRNTSRNTSRSAPGSAPLRLDTEKLFAARLHAVRARPYLATALFALHVVESTRVPTMAVDRHWRCYVSPRFVERTPEEELASVWVHEVSHLLRDHARRGDRLLRAIDREGPAARLQVNLAADCEINDDAFGDGLVRIPGAVYPDDLRLPEGRLMEDYARQFSVSTQYQHLVWLECGSGADGREREWDLGPDGAHGLSEQERDLVRFRVAQGITAHPGEAPAGWRRWAEEVFHPPQPWRQLLGAAIRSTMASAGAGEDYSYGRPARRSTGLPKVVLPSLRRRPPRVAVVVDTSGSVSDSELGSALLETAAILRALGGRRDLVSVISCDAAARVARQAAADSGWTLIGGGGTDLRSGFTTALGRRPAPDVVVALTDGQTPWPSTPPPCRTVVGLFPRARPRRTTDDEDDPDYTPDAPPHWAKVVTLG, from the coding sequence ATGGGCACAGCGCGGAACACGCCACGGAGCACGCCGCGAAACACGTCGCGAAACACGTCGCGGAGCGCACCGGGGAGCGCGCCCCTGCGGCTGGACACCGAGAAGCTGTTCGCGGCCCGGCTGCACGCCGTCCGGGCCCGCCCGTACCTGGCGACGGCGCTGTTCGCCCTGCACGTGGTGGAGTCGACCCGGGTGCCGACCATGGCGGTGGACCGGCACTGGCGGTGCTACGTCTCGCCGCGCTTCGTCGAGCGCACCCCGGAGGAGGAACTGGCCTCGGTCTGGGTGCACGAGGTCTCGCACCTGCTGCGCGACCACGCCCGGCGCGGCGACCGGCTGCTGCGCGCGATCGACCGCGAGGGGCCCGCCGCCCGGTTGCAGGTCAACCTGGCCGCGGACTGCGAGATCAACGACGACGCGTTCGGCGACGGCCTGGTCCGGATTCCCGGCGCGGTCTACCCGGACGACCTCCGCCTGCCCGAGGGCCGGCTGATGGAGGACTACGCGCGGCAGTTCTCCGTCAGCACCCAGTACCAGCACCTGGTGTGGCTGGAGTGCGGCAGCGGCGCGGACGGGCGGGAACGGGAGTGGGATCTCGGCCCGGACGGCGCGCACGGCCTGAGCGAGCAGGAGCGCGACCTGGTCCGCTTCCGGGTCGCCCAGGGCATCACGGCCCACCCCGGCGAGGCCCCGGCGGGCTGGCGGCGCTGGGCCGAGGAGGTGTTCCACCCGCCGCAGCCGTGGCGGCAGTTGCTCGGCGCGGCGATCCGCTCCACGATGGCTTCGGCGGGCGCCGGCGAGGACTACAGCTACGGCCGCCCGGCCCGCCGTTCGACCGGCCTGCCCAAGGTGGTGCTGCCCTCGCTGCGCCGCCGCCCGCCCCGGGTCGCGGTGGTCGTCGACACCTCCGGCTCGGTCAGCGACAGCGAGTTGGGCTCCGCGCTGCTGGAGACCGCGGCGATCCTGCGGGCGCTGGGCGGACGGCGCGACCTGGTCTCGGTGATCTCCTGCGACGCCGCCGCCCGGGTCGCCCGGCAGGCCGCCGCCGACAGCGGCTGGACCCTGATCGGCGGCGGCGGCACCGACCTGCGCAGCGGGTTCACCACCGCGCTGGGCCGGCGCCCCGCCCCCGACGTCGTGGTCGCCCTGACCGACGGCCAGACCCCCTGGCCCAGCACCCCGCCGCCCTGCCGCACCGTCGTCGGCCTGTTCCCCCGCGCCCGCCCCCGCCGCACCACCGACGACGAGGACGACCCCGACTACACCCCGGACGCCCCGCCGCACTGGGCGAAGGTGGTCACCCTCGGCTGA
- a CDS encoding PRC-barrel domain-containing protein encodes MIQIADIREWRNHDVVDQDGKKIGSLENVYVDTATDAPSFATVTVGLPGRHRLVFVPITDAVAGPDYLRVPFGRGDVKNAPSIGTDDVLTAEQEPEVFAHYHLDYVTGAGGERRLARR; translated from the coding sequence ATGATCCAGATCGCCGACATCCGGGAGTGGCGCAACCACGACGTGGTCGACCAGGACGGCAAGAAGATCGGCAGCCTGGAGAACGTCTACGTCGACACCGCCACCGACGCACCCTCCTTCGCCACCGTGACGGTCGGCCTCCCGGGCCGGCACCGGCTGGTGTTCGTCCCGATCACGGACGCGGTGGCCGGCCCCGACTACCTGCGGGTGCCGTTCGGCCGCGGCGACGTGAAGAACGCGCCGTCCATCGGCACCGACGACGTGCTCACCGCCGAACAGGAGCCCGAGGTCTTCGCGCACTACCACCTCGACTACGTCACCGGCGCGGGCGGCGAACGACGCCTCGCCCGCCGCTGA
- a CDS encoding RNA polymerase sigma factor SigF: MPTPVRLPGLDPALLADPANTTPADARELTRVLLRRLARLEEGTREFSYVRNTLIELNLTLVRFAIRRFGHSKEPYDDLMQVGSVGLIKAIDRFDPELGVEFTTYAVPTIVGEIRRHFRDTTWSVHVPRRLQELRLDLAKAQDALAQTLDREPTVADLAEYLSISEEDVIEGLAAANAHTAGSLDLTSPGEGDGQQPAERLGQVDGRFALVENLVALKPLIAQLPERDRQILAMRFSEDLTQSQIGARLGLSQMHVSRLLSRTLARLRTGLDATN; encoded by the coding sequence ATGCCCACTCCCGTTCGCCTCCCCGGGCTCGACCCGGCGCTGCTCGCCGACCCGGCGAACACCACCCCGGCCGACGCCCGCGAGCTGACCAGGGTGCTGCTGCGCCGGCTGGCCCGCCTGGAGGAGGGCACCCGGGAGTTCAGCTACGTCCGGAACACCCTGATCGAATTGAACCTGACCCTGGTCCGGTTCGCGATCCGGCGTTTCGGCCACAGCAAGGAGCCCTACGACGACCTGATGCAGGTCGGCTCGGTCGGCCTGATCAAGGCGATCGACCGGTTCGACCCCGAGCTGGGCGTCGAGTTCACCACGTACGCGGTCCCCACCATCGTCGGTGAGATACGCCGCCACTTCCGGGACACCACCTGGTCCGTGCACGTGCCGCGCCGCCTCCAGGAGCTGCGCCTGGACCTGGCGAAGGCGCAGGACGCGCTGGCCCAGACCCTGGACCGGGAGCCGACCGTCGCCGACCTCGCCGAGTACCTCTCGATCTCCGAGGAAGACGTGATCGAGGGTCTGGCCGCCGCGAACGCGCACACCGCCGGATCGCTCGACCTGACCTCCCCGGGCGAGGGCGACGGGCAGCAGCCCGCCGAGCGCCTCGGCCAGGTGGACGGCCGGTTCGCGCTGGTGGAGAACCTCGTCGCGCTGAAGCCGCTGATCGCCCAGCTCCCCGAGCGGGACCGGCAGATCCTGGCCATGCGGTTCAGCGAGGACCTCACCCAGTCGCAGATCGGCGCCCGCCTCGGGCTGTCCCAGATGCACGTGTCCCGCCTGCTGTCCCGCACCCTGGCCCGGCTCCGCACCGGCCTCGACGCGACCAACTGA
- a CDS encoding SsgA family sporulation/cell division regulator produces the protein MGPVTEQITLHLLIPDGSTVALDTDWRYRPDDPYAVRLDFGERAAGASWVLSREMLLASLCGPVGEGDIRFTPIDGGLLRLVLGRAGDSVVLTVDRAELAAFLTATTESVPLGKESERIDWDGGLAGLLSA, from the coding sequence ATGGGTCCTGTGACCGAGCAGATCACCCTGCACCTGCTCATCCCCGACGGCTCCACCGTCGCCCTCGACACCGACTGGCGCTACCGGCCCGACGACCCGTACGCGGTGCGTCTCGACTTCGGGGAGCGGGCCGCCGGGGCCAGCTGGGTGCTGTCCCGGGAGATGCTGCTGGCCTCGCTGTGCGGGCCGGTCGGGGAGGGCGACATCCGCTTCACGCCGATCGACGGCGGGCTGCTGCGCCTGGTGCTCGGTCGTGCGGGCGACTCGGTGGTGCTCACCGTCGACCGTGCCGAGCTGGCCGCGTTCCTCACCGCCACCACCGAGTCGGTGCCGCTGGGCAAGGAGTCCGAGCGGATCGACTGGGACGGCGGGCTGGCCGGGCTGCTGTCGGCCTGA